One window from the genome of Cardiocondyla obscurior isolate alpha-2009 linkage group LG04, Cobs3.1, whole genome shotgun sequence encodes:
- the LOC139101984 gene encoding uncharacterized protein, whose translation MSYTASEYTDMIICYGAAGESALAAAELYAEKYPDREHPSYRTIIRCVQRTRATGSVVPRQRSVERAVLRNIEDEEEILRRFEDDPRSSIRRVARVLGLPKALVHRVVREEGLHPYHYQRVQQLFPRDEEQRAIFCQEFLAQCRRNDSFSEFILWTDEALLTPNGIFNFKNFVLWSEENPRAIKRTAFQYRWQLHVWAGIIGDQIIEPYFLPPRLNGERYAHFLENDLPPLLENLPLNVRLQLIHQQDGAPPHFSRNAQQVLNNRFAGRWMGRGGPITWPARSPDLNVLDNFVWGHIKAQVEPVREGIVEEVRAAIIAAFDTVTPDMAQRATQQIVRRAELCLQVQGRHFEQLLH comes from the exons ATGAGTTACACAGCGAGTGAATACACGGACATGATAATCTGCTATGGTGCCGCGGGTGAAAGTGCACTAGCCGCAGCGGAACTTTACGCGGAAAAATATCCGGATCGCGAACATCCATCGTATCGCACAATTATTAGGTGCGTGCAACGAACAAGAGCCACGGGATCCGTGGTTCCTCGACAACGTAGCGTTGAACGTGCCGTACTTCGAAACAttgaagacgaagaagaaataCTTCGCAGATTTGAAGACGATCCAAGAAGCAGTATTCGTCGTGTAGCGCGAGTGCTCGGTTTACCAAAAGCTTTGGTACACCGCGTTGTCCGAGAAGAAGGGTTGCACCCGTATCATTACCAGCGGGTGCAACAGCTTTTTCCTCGGGATGAAGAACAGCGCGCTATATTCTGCCAAG AATTTTTGGCTCAATGCAGACGAAATGACTCATTTTCGGAATTTATATTATGGACGGATGAAGCATTATTGACTCCAAAtgggatttttaatttcaaaaatttcgtTCTTTGGAGTGAAGAGAATCCGCGTGCAATTAAGCGCACCGCTTTCCAGTATCGGTGGCAGCTACATGTGTGGGCGGGTATAATTGGAGATCAAAtt ATTGAGCCGTATTTTTTACCTCCTCGTCTAAACGGAGAGCGCTACGCACATTTCTTAGAAAATGATCTTCCGCCGCTTCTGGAGAACTTACCACTTAACGTCCGGTTACAATTAATACACCAGCAGGACGGTGCTCCGCCGCATTTTTCACGTAACGCACAGCAGGTACTAAATAATCGTTTCGCGGGGCGTTGGATGGGTCGCGGTGGTCCCATTACCTGGCCAGCACGTTCGCCGGATCTGAACGTGCTGGATAATTTTGTTTGGGGCCATATAAAAGCTCAAGTCGAACCCGTGCGTGAAGGTATTGTGGAGGAGGTTCGTGCTGCAATTATAGCGGCCTTCGATACAGTGACGCCCGATATGGCACAACGtgcaacgcaacaaattgttcgaagAGCCGAACTTTGCCTACAGGTACAAGGGAGGCACTTTgaacaattgttgcattgA
- the LOC139101982 gene encoding uncharacterized protein: MIEIPRKISTGELSLHTFCDASAVAYAAAVFARIKTESSVKIELLSAKSRIVPEKATIPRLELLAASIAVRLTNVVAKSLTRNIVQTTFWSDSTTVLAWIKRDIQWGVFVRNRVDEIRKLSSPDEWLHIKGTLNPADLPSRGCSPTQLLYSRWWQGPEWLLKAESDWPSTTCDYKEEEISVEAKVLNLTQMVISKEPEFVVRNYFSFFDKYVRFLAWANRFFTNCKKGLNDRGKVYRERDCRKLGLTFAELQKAEVKLFRYLQNQMFGDNGKGELSAFNTTKDENGLYVLKTKIFNRKDNPNFLCPIILSSKHEVVYLMVREIHEKLGHAGVQIIMCHLRERFWIISLRKIARTVIVNCVVCKRQNVKRMECEEPPLPSDRVRDAKIFEIVGVDLAGPLILKGGDKGWICIFTCAVYRAIHLELVSSLSTHGFLEGLRRFIARRGRPKDIYCYNGTNFKGAANMFKQIEWEKVMANNLVFPMQWHFNPPSAPWWGGWWERLIRIVKNLLRKMLGKASLSYETMYTFLCDVEAIINSRPLTYVSEDPDDLRPLSPSMFLQEVCENGVADCDMLYNSKLNRKIKRRQQLLEDVRKRFQTEYLGQLLLKERKNESRQLRIGDIVLIGDDFHKRIVWPLARIIKMIPGRDGKERVFVLKTKSGICKRPIQRLYPLEIAPNEPNFVKTLGKKKDNSLEIVITRSGRMSKKPDRLGS, from the coding sequence ATGATTGAAATTCCGCGGAAAATTAGTACAGGCGAACTGTCTCTACACACGTTTTGCGATGCGAGTGCAGTAGCGTACGCAGCGGCAGTATTTGCGAGAATCAAAACGGAGAGCAGCGTGAAAATTGAATTGTTAAGCGCCAAGTCTCGCATAGTGCCCGAAAAGGCGACCATACCTCGGCTCGAATTGTTGGCGGCGTCTATAGCAGTTCGACTTACGAACGTTGTAGCTAAATCGCTCACGAGAAACATTGTACAAACAACATTTTGGTCCGATTCTACCACGGTACTGGCTTGGATTAAACGCGATATTCAGTGGGGAGTTTTCGTAAGAAACCGCGTAGATGAAATAAGAAAACTCAGTTCACCTGACGAATGGCTACATATAAAAGGAACATTGAATCCGGCCGATTTACCATCGCGAGGATGTAGTCCTACACAATTGTTATACTCGAGATGGTGGCAAGGACCAGAATGGTTGTTAAAAGCGGAGTCAGACTGGCCCTCGACAACGTGTGATTATAAAGAGGAAGAAATAAGCGTCGAAGCCAAGGTATTGAATCTTACCCAAATGGTTATTTCCAAGGAACCGGAATTTGTagtgagaaattatttttctttttttgataaatatgtGCGCTTTCTGGCATGGGCCAATAGGTTTTTCACTAATTGTAAAAAAGGATTGAACGATAGAGGAAAGGTGTACAGAGAGCGTGATTGTAGGAAATTGGGATTGACTTTTGCTGAATTGCAAAAGGCCGAAGTTAAGTTATTTAGATATTTACAAAATCAAATGTTTGGTGATAACGGAAAAGGTGAATTGTCAGCCTTTAACACCACGAAAGATGAGAACGGACTATATGTGTTAAAaacaaagatttttaatagaaaagaCAATCCGAATTTCTTATGTCCTATTATTTTAAGCAGTAAGCACGAAGTTGTGTATTTAATGGTGCGAGAAATACATGAAAAGTTAGGGCACGCCGGGGTACAGATAATTATGTGCCATTTACGCGAACGATTTTGGATTATTTCCTTGCGAAAGATCGCGCGAACTGTAATAGTGAATTGCGTAGTATGTAAAAGACAAAATGTAAAACGCATGGAGTGCGAAGAGCCACCTTTACCCTCGGACCGAGTGCGTGATGCGAAGATTTTCGAGATTGTAGGTGTGGATTTGGCGGGCCCTTTAATATTGAAAGGGGGAGACAAGGGGTGGATTTGCATATTCACCTGCGCGGTTTACCGAGCTATACATTTGGAACTGGTCTCCTCACTTTCCACACACGGATTTTTAGAAGGGTTAAGAAGATTTATTGCGCGACGCGGACGGCCGAAAGACATCTACTGTTATAACGGGACAAATTTTAAGGGTGCGGCGAACATGTTTAAACAAATCGAATGGGAAAAGGTAATGGCAAATAATCTAGTATTTCCGATGCAGTGGCATTTTAATCCACCGTCAGCGCCGTGGTGGGGTGGATGGTGGGAGAGGCTTATtcgaatcgtaaaaaatttactgcGAAAAATGTTAGGTAAAGCGAGTCTGTCCTACGAAACgatgtatacatttttgtgTGACGTAGAAGCGATAATTAATAGCCGACCGCTTACATATGTGTCCGAAGATCCCGATGATCTGCGACCGTTGTCGCCTTCCATGTTCTTACAAGAAGTATGTGAAAACGGAGTTGCGGATTGCGACATGCTTTACAATAGTAAATtgaatcgaaaaattaaacggAGACAACAGCTTCTGGAAGATGTACGAAAAAGGTTTCAAACGGAATACTTAGGACAGTTACtcttgaaagaaagaaaaaatgaatCGCGTCAACTTAGAATTGGAGACATTGTACTGATAGGTGACGATTTTCACAAACGTATAGTGTGGCCGTTAGCGCGTATAATAAAGATGATTCCAGGGCGAGACGGAAAAGAGCGGGTGTTTGTACTGAAAACTAAGAGTGGAATTTGTAAACGCCCAATACAGCGACTCTATCCGTTGGAGATTGCGCCAAATGAACCGAATTTTGTGAAAACGttaggtaaaaagaaagataattcGTTGGAAATAGTTATTACTAGAAGCGGTCGGATGAGTAAAAAGCCGGATCGACTTGGAAGTTAA
- the LOC139101793 gene encoding uncharacterized protein, which translates to MITLHFLIFFISFSFSISNNLTLSSNLTSSILFFFIPCISLPVLSFITLLSSNSFFLSFSSFSFILFSNPSIFLTYISFSFPQSFLKSSIHFFTSFLFSFTSPNSFFIASKPALISLTISSTFTSVLCFSTSPPLSISIKFPSDPITFTGDFPIFKLFLNTSSISGSLSSPCLSFLFSPFLKDRIIGKLFDLSLLQLSALHGLPSFFFLFSSPFFNSTSSTFSFSLFSCSKSSLIFLPYFVLFYLTFNFYLPTLLPPILLPCLPRYSLLYLHFFFYVNYTLCLSSFILQITLTSFPFLQLYPYFLPLYLSPLISLP; encoded by the coding sequence ATGATAACATTacattttctcattttctttatttctttttctttttctatttccaaCAATCTTACTCTCTCTTCTAATCTTACCTCatccattcttttcttttttattccttgTATATCCTTGCCTGTATTATCCTTTATAACATTACTTTCCtctaattctttctttctttccttttcttccttttccttcattcttttttccaatccttctattttcttaacttacatttctttttcttttccccaaTCCTTTCTCAAATCTTCAATCCATTTTTTCACCTCTTTCTTATTTTCATTTACTTCtcctaattctttttttatcgcctCAAAACCTGCTCTTATTTCTCTTACAATATCAAGCACATTCACATCTGTTCTTTGCTTTTCCACTTCCCCACCTTTATCTATTTCCATTAAATTTCCCTCTGATCCTATTACTTTTACCGGCGATTTTCCAATCTTTAAACTCTTCTTGAATACTTCCTCTATATCTGGATCACTATCCTCCCCTTGTCTTTCCTTCCTgttttctccttttttaaAAGATCGAATAATCGGCAAACTATTCGATCTATCCCTTCTCCAGCTTTCCGCTTTACATGGTCTTCcgagcttttttttccttttttcctcccctttctTTAATTCTACATCTTCtactttctccttttccttaTTTTCCTGTTCTAAGTCGTCACTCATCTTTTTACCTTACTTCGTTCTTTTCTATCTTacctttaacttttatttaccGACACTATTACCTCCAATCCTTTTACCCTGTCTACCTCGCTACTCCCTTCTTTAcctacacttttttttctatgtcaACTATACTCTATGCCTTAGTTCCTTTATATTGCAAATCACCCTAAcctcttttccctttctccAACTATACCCCTATTTTTTACCTCTCTACCTGTCTCCCCTCATTTCCCTCCCATGA
- the LOC139101739 gene encoding uncharacterized protein — MATLDAAKKKRRTVRASFTKALHALSARWEEDASQEEKVVAFQLLEVKMVELDKVHDTHNNLLFATDVDEDAMDKEMEGDDWYKTHFFVAKLQMAGILANAEEVARPAPVVSAKTTAKLPRLELPKFGGMVKNWLPFWSQFKKIHKDTTITREDKFQYLRQAMVAGSRADEVVRSFPSTGENYEKTMTCLKNRFGRDDLVVEYYVRQLLSLVLQNALKGGKRLALNSLYDKLECYIRALETFGVTTHKCAAMLYPLVESSLPEETLRAWQRSGQRAEEQPETSDRLSNLLRFLQREVENEERIDMALTGFALSSEPNKIKKAKSKPEDVKEEASASVLFTAKETKTDCVFCNMRHDNIVCDSARKLTLEERKNVLKKERACFNCLKQGHVSHKCRMNVKCDWCARRHALIMCPHLTDKVVHKNDAKENKENVKPTVDDKVDNNLTTFCEHEVYLQTLRVIAFSQSRERVVRAVIDTASQRSYIRADLAKELGYTSLNKQKMSHSLFGGIKSESKTHDVFKIKLTDIDRTYMCNFDVMGQDTICNTIPCIRGDQHIDELRKKNICLSDIRGNSNEIDVLIGADIAGKLLTGRKYSLKNGLTAFETRLGWTVMGKLPSESRRSDTASMVTTLMVHEANITDMWSLDVIGISDPIGKASQTLREEQTRKFLLETTKINDEGRYEVKLPWINNHAPISNNYEIARTRLNKCLVKLDNQKLFDEYDKIFKQWLTDGVIERVPDDENNIELNHYLPHRPVVKAYGTTKIRPVFDASAHSAEEPSLNQCLEKGPNLIELIPIVLNKFRERELGVVADIKKAFLQIAICKEERDFLRFIWLVDDKLVSFRHCRVVFGLTCSPFMLAAIIELHLSRANENREVVKKLRDAFYVDNCVTSVDSEEELRFFEQEASAILRTGAFELRGWEYTGDLSENENTLVLGIL, encoded by the coding sequence ATGGCCACCTTGGACGCAGccaagaagaagaggaggactGTGCGGGCAAGCTTCACGAAGGCCCTTCACGCGCTTTCGGCGAGATGGGAAGAAGACGCCTCGCAAGAAGAAAAGGTGGTAGCATTCCAATTACTCGAAGTCAAGATGGTAGAGCTAGACAAAGTGCACGACACGCATAATAATCTACTGTTTGCAACCGACGTGGATGAAGATGCCATGGACAAGGAAATGGAAGGAGACGATTGGTATAAGACCCATTTTTTTGTGGCAAAACTGCAAATGGCGGGAATTTTGGCAAACGCCGAGGAAGTGGCACGGCCCGCACCAGTGGTTAGCGCCAAGACAACGGCGAAGTTACCTCGACTGGAATTGCCAAAGTTCGGCGGCATGGTGAAGAATTGGTTGCCTTTCTGGAGCCAGTTTaagaaaatacataaagaTACGACCATCACCAGAGAGGACAAATTCCAGTATCTGCGCCAGGCTATGGTGGCCGGGTCCCGAGCCGACGAGGTGGTGAGGAGCTTTCCCTCCACGGGAGAAAATTACGAAAAGACGATGACGTGTCTCAAGAATCGTTTCGGCCGAGACGACCTCGTGGTAGAATATTACGTAAGGCAATTGCTGAGCTTGGTGTTGCAGAATGCTCTGAAAGGGGGCAAGAGGCTAGCATTGAACAGTCTTTATGATAAGCTCGAATGTTACATACGAGCATTGGAAACGTTTGGCGTGACGACACATAAATGTGCCGCCATGTTGTACCCGCTGGTGGAGTCGTCGCTGCCGGAGGAGACGTTACGAGCTTGGCAACGTAGCGGGCAGAGGGCAGAGGAGCAGCCAGAGACTTCGGATCGTTTGAGCAATCTGCTTAGATTTTTGCAACGGGAGGTCGAGAACGAGGAAAGGATAGACATGGCGCTTACGGGTTTTGCATTGTCGTCAGAGCCGAACAAGATTAAAAAGGCGAAAAGCAAGCCAGAAGACGTCAAAGAAGAAGCCAGCGCGAGTGTTCTGTTCACCGCGAAAGAGACAAAGACAGATTGCGTTTTTTGTAATATGCGTCACGATAATATAGTATGCGATAGCGCGCGTAAGTTAACCTTAGAAGAACGCAAAAATGTACTTAAGAAAGAGAGGGCTtgtttcaattgtttaaaacaaGGGCATGTTTCACATAAATGTAGAATGAATGTGAAGTGTGATTGGTGTGCGAGACGTCACGCTTTGATTATGTGTCCTCACCTAACGGACAAAGTCGTACATAAGAAtgacgcgaaagaaaataaagaaaacgtaaAGCCGACGGTAGatgataaagtagataataatttaactacgTTTTGCGAACACGAGGTGTATTTGCAGACACTTCGAGTAATAGCATTCTCCCAGTCGCGCGAGCGGGTAGTGAGAGCCGTGATAGATACAGCGTCGCAAAGGTCCTATATTCGCGCCGATCTAGCTAAAGAATTAGGTTATACGTCACTCAATAAACAAAAGATGTCGCACTCATTGTTTGGGGGAATCAAATCTGAAAGTAAAACGCACGATGTATTCAAAATAAAGTTAACAGACATAGATCGTACATACATGTGTAATTTTGACGTAATGGGTCAAGACACTATTTGTAATACAATTCCTTGCATTAGAGGCGACCAACATATTGACGAGTTgcgtaaaaagaatatttgttTATCGGATATTCGGGGTAATAGTAATGAGATCGACGTGCTGATCGGGGCGGATATAGCAGGAAAGTTGTTGACCGGTAGAAAATATAGTTTAAAGAATGGTTTAACGGCGTTCGAAACAAGATTGGGATGGACAGTGATGGGCAAATTACCAAGCGAATCGCGTCGGAGTGACACGGCGTCAATGGTCACGACTTTGATGGTACATGAAGCAAATATAACGGACATGTGGAGTTTAGATGTGATTGGTATTTCGGACCCTATCGGAAAAGCTAGCCAAACATTGAGAGAGGAGCAAAcgcgtaaatttcttttagaaaCAACTAAAATAAATGACGAAGGACGGTATGAAGTGAAGCTACCGTGGATAAATAATCATGCAcctatttctaataattatgaGATCGCGCGTActagattaaataaatgtctTGTAAAATTAGACAATCAAAAGCTTTTTGACGAATACGATAAGATATTTAAACAATGGTTGACTGATGGAGTAATCGAGAGGGTACCCGatgatgaaaataatattgaattaaatcaCTATTTGCCTCATCGTCCAGTAGTGAAAGCGTACGGCACAACGAAGATAAGGCCGGTATTTGATGCTTCAGCACATAGCGCGGAGGAGCCTTCCTTAAATCAGTGTTTAGAGAAAGGTCCCAacttaattgaattaataccGATTGTTTTAAACAAGTTTCGCGAAAGGGAGCTCGGAGTAGTAGCAGATATTAAGAAAGCGTTTTTGCAAATTGCGATATGTAAAGAGGAAAGAGATTTTCTACGTTTTATATGGTTAGTCGACGATAAGTTAGTAAGTTTCCGGCATTGTCGAGTTGTTTTTGGATTAACATGTAGCCCCTTCATGTTAGCTGCGATTATTGAGCTGCATTTGTCAAGAGCAAACGAAAATCGGGAAGTTGTTAAGAAATTAAGAGACGCGTTTTATGTCGATAATTGCGTTACAAGCGTCGATTCTGAAGAAGAATTACGATTTTTCGAGCAAGAGGCTTCGGCAATATTACGAACGGGAGCATTCGAACTTCGCGGTTGGGAGTATACTGGAGATTTGTCTGAAAATGAGAATACTTTAGTACTGGGGATTTTATAG